The proteins below come from a single Verrucomicrobiia bacterium genomic window:
- a CDS encoding AraC family transcriptional regulator produces the protein MNLAGRGSIRFAESSVDFEPLTAGFYLAGKQTLQGWRDANQRHRFITIEFSPRFLREHLASCDGALHPLVEGLVRGDQPGTHFGDICRLTAAQEQRITHLLNPPVLQGGRWLWYQGKVLEIMAEFFFERRGDDELLCDRQKRLARERVERVMTLLRQHLVEPLSLGEVGRQVGCSPFHLSRTFSTETGTTIPQYLRRLRMERAAELLQSGKYNVTEAALEVGYSSLSHFSQSFCHVMGRCPGLYPLRISLPKAASGGKAPCFRIKEQPTAKEPQPAASAGS, from the coding sequence TTGAATCTTGCTGGTCGCGGCTCAATTCGTTTCGCCGAAAGCAGCGTTGATTTTGAGCCGCTCACCGCGGGGTTTTACTTGGCCGGAAAACAGACGTTGCAGGGCTGGCGCGATGCCAACCAGCGGCATCGCTTCATCACCATTGAGTTTTCGCCTCGCTTTCTGCGCGAGCACTTGGCTTCATGCGACGGCGCATTGCACCCGCTGGTGGAGGGATTGGTCCGAGGCGATCAACCCGGCACGCATTTCGGGGATATCTGCAGGCTCACCGCCGCGCAGGAGCAACGGATTACCCATTTGCTGAATCCGCCGGTTCTCCAAGGCGGGCGTTGGCTCTGGTATCAGGGCAAGGTGCTGGAAATCATGGCCGAGTTTTTCTTCGAGCGCCGAGGCGACGACGAACTGTTGTGCGACCGCCAAAAGCGGCTGGCGCGCGAGCGCGTCGAGCGGGTCATGACGCTTTTGCGACAGCATCTTGTTGAGCCGCTAAGTCTGGGGGAAGTCGGACGACAGGTCGGTTGCAGCCCGTTTCATTTGAGCCGGACATTCTCGACGGAAACAGGAACGACCATTCCCCAGTATCTGCGCAGGCTGCGCATGGAACGGGCGGCAGAACTTCTCCAGAGCGGCAAATACAATGTGACGGAGGCGGCTCTGGAAGTGGGGTATTCCAGCCTCAGTCATTTCAGTCAGAGTTTTTGTCACGTAATGGGCCGTTGCCCGGGTTTGTACCCACTCAGAATCTCCCTCCCAAAAGCGGCTT